The proteins below come from a single Dehalococcoidia bacterium genomic window:
- a CDS encoding MFS transporter: MSQRTVIELSADRPAPESRWPKMFISLSQPQFRAFVLGLVCTYVPMTMQMVTTGYLAYLIAGRATDLGLVAVAWGVPGLVLTLFAGVAADRYDRRAIMAVTQLLVGLQTVVIALLVQTGVIQVWHLVVSALWQGTLFAFNMPARQGALPDVVPERFLANAIAVNNSFFNLSRIVGPALAGILIALPGVGIAGVYYLMSACYFLSALPLLLVRLPRRSGAPRRPMFAEIGAGFRYIAAQPSLWVMILTAFVFVGIGMPYVNLLPVYAVSVLGVESAGLGFLMTMQGLGALVGSLALGAFADYPRKAVLQLVAALAFGALLLVVGATSSFAVAAILLMGAGGVSNLFMSLNNTLLMLNCDRDYLGRLMSVYMFTFSMMPLMVLPISALADLIGVQMTFALQGVLVVGLMAAIALLAPPRAVFRDSATEERS; encoded by the coding sequence GTGAGCCAGCGAACGGTCATCGAACTGAGCGCCGATCGGCCAGCGCCGGAGTCCCGCTGGCCGAAGATGTTTATCTCCCTCAGCCAACCGCAATTCCGCGCTTTTGTCCTCGGGCTGGTCTGCACCTATGTGCCGATGACGATGCAGATGGTGACGACCGGCTACCTCGCGTATCTCATCGCTGGTCGCGCGACCGACCTCGGCCTTGTCGCGGTGGCATGGGGAGTGCCCGGCCTCGTCTTGACGTTGTTCGCCGGCGTCGCCGCCGACCGCTATGACCGCCGAGCCATCATGGCGGTCACGCAGCTGCTCGTTGGCCTCCAGACCGTTGTCATTGCGCTGCTCGTGCAGACGGGCGTGATCCAGGTCTGGCATCTTGTCGTCTCTGCGCTCTGGCAAGGCACGCTGTTCGCCTTCAACATGCCCGCTCGCCAAGGTGCGCTGCCGGACGTCGTTCCGGAGCGCTTTCTTGCCAACGCCATTGCGGTGAACAACTCGTTCTTCAACTTGTCCCGCATCGTTGGGCCGGCGCTCGCGGGGATCCTCATCGCCCTGCCGGGCGTTGGGATTGCTGGGGTGTATTACCTGATGAGTGCCTGCTACTTCCTCTCGGCGCTCCCGCTGCTCCTAGTCCGGCTTCCGCGGCGGAGCGGGGCGCCACGTCGGCCGATGTTTGCAGAGATTGGCGCCGGCTTCCGCTATATTGCGGCCCAGCCTTCGCTCTGGGTGATGATCCTGACGGCTTTTGTCTTCGTCGGCATCGGCATGCCCTACGTCAATCTCTTGCCGGTCTACGCCGTCTCGGTGCTCGGCGTTGAGTCGGCCGGGCTCGGTTTCCTGATGACGATGCAGGGCCTTGGCGCGCTTGTCGGGTCGCTGGCGCTGGGAGCGTTTGCCGACTATCCCCGCAAGGCGGTGCTGCAGCTTGTGGCAGCACTCGCCTTTGGGGCGCTGCTGCTCGTCGTTGGAGCGACCAGTAGTTTCGCCGTGGCGGCGATCCTGCTGATGGGCGCCGGCGGCGTGAGCAACCTCTTCATGTCGCTCAACAACACGCTGCTGATGCTGAACTGCGACCGCGACTACCTCGGCCGCCTGATGAGCGTCTATATGTTCACGTTCTCGATGATGCCGTTGATGGTACTGCCGATTAGCGCCCTCGCCGACCTCATCGGCGTGCAGATGACGTTTGCCCTGCAGGGAGTGCTGGTTGTGGGGCTGATGGCCGCAATCGCGCTTCTTGCGCCGCCTCGGGCCGTCTTTCGCGACTCGGCGACGGAGGAGCGCTCTTAG
- a CDS encoding alanine--glyoxylate aminotransferase family protein — translation MAHELDPPSRLLLGPGPSNVHPRVSRALAAPVLGYLDPAWFTVMDETVALLRRVYGTENRVTFPISGTGTAGMEALLYNLLEPGDKAIIGVNGYFGDRLHQIALRAGAEVLPLRAPWGQPVDPERVRIALKENPGVSLVAVVHGETSTGVLQPLDRLGEIVRQYGALLLVDCVTTLGGEAVDIDANGIDAAYSCTQKALSCPPGLSPITLSERAWEKIARRKTPAQSWYLDLKLLAEYWLGNRTYHHTPPVAMIYALREGLRLVLEEGPEQRYARHRRNAAALRAGLAALGLPFIAADPYSLPTLTAVQPPAGVDEAALRAALRDRYGIEIGGGLGPLRGKAWRIGLMGVNATAANVLLVLTALEAVLAEAGYPVAPGAASAAARQVLAAAPSD, via the coding sequence ATCGCCCACGAACTCGACCCGCCAAGCCGGCTCCTGCTCGGTCCCGGTCCCAGCAACGTTCACCCGCGGGTGAGCCGCGCGCTCGCCGCGCCGGTGCTCGGCTATCTCGACCCCGCTTGGTTCACCGTCATGGACGAGACCGTTGCGCTGCTTCGCCGGGTGTACGGCACCGAGAACCGCGTCACCTTCCCCATTTCGGGGACAGGCACCGCGGGGATGGAAGCGCTGCTGTACAACCTCCTCGAGCCGGGCGACAAAGCGATCATCGGCGTGAACGGCTATTTCGGCGACCGACTGCACCAGATCGCCCTGCGGGCCGGCGCGGAGGTCCTCCCCCTGCGCGCTCCGTGGGGGCAGCCGGTCGACCCTGAGCGCGTTCGGATCGCCCTCAAGGAGAACCCAGGGGTGAGCCTCGTCGCCGTTGTCCACGGTGAGACCTCAACCGGGGTTCTCCAGCCGCTCGACCGCCTCGGCGAGATTGTGCGGCAGTACGGCGCGCTGCTCCTTGTCGACTGTGTGACAACCCTTGGCGGCGAGGCGGTCGATATCGACGCGAACGGGATCGATGCTGCCTACAGCTGCACGCAGAAAGCGCTCAGCTGCCCGCCGGGGCTGTCGCCGATCACGCTCAGCGAACGGGCGTGGGAGAAAATCGCGCGGCGGAAGACCCCCGCTCAGTCGTGGTACCTCGACCTGAAGCTGCTGGCGGAATATTGGCTCGGCAATCGGACCTATCACCACACGCCGCCAGTGGCGATGATCTACGCCCTGCGAGAGGGGCTCCGGCTCGTCCTCGAGGAAGGGCCGGAGCAGCGGTATGCTCGCCATCGGCGGAACGCCGCTGCGCTGCGTGCTGGGCTCGCCGCGCTCGGCCTGCCGTTCATCGCCGCCGATCCCTACTCGCTGCCAACCCTGACCGCAGTCCAGCCCCCAGCGGGCGTGGACGAGGCGGCACTGCGCGCGGCGCTCCGCGACCGCTATGGGATCGAAATCGGCGGAGGATTAGGCCCCCTGCGCGGCAAGGCGTGGCGGATCGGCTTGATGGGGGTGAATGCGACGGCCGCCAATGTCCTCCTCGTCCTGACCGCGCTCGAAGCTGTGCTCGCCGAGGCCGGCTATCCTGTCGCGCCGGGAGCGGCCAGCGCCGCGGCACGGCAGGTCCTCGCTGCGGCGCCGTCCGACTAA
- a CDS encoding dihydrodipicolinate synthase family protein has product MMVSVQGVFPPVPTIFDAEGALDLERFARNLRRWNATGLAGYVVLGSNGEFALLEEREKLALIERARDETPPDKRLIAGTAAESTRGTIALTRAAAALGADAALVLTPHFYSPFYDEAAYLRHFMAVADASPIPVLAYSMPAFAKVDLAVSTLLALAEHPNIIGYKESGSDVAKIAAVAASAPSHFAPLIGSGSHYLPARLLGATGGILSLAIVAPEACVELDAAIACGDLPKAQALQRRLLALNTAITSRYGIAGVKAALDLLGYAGGAPRSPLTPLDETARHDLATVLAAAGLLPSAA; this is encoded by the coding sequence ATGATGGTGAGCGTGCAGGGTGTCTTCCCTCCTGTTCCGACAATCTTCGACGCCGAAGGAGCGCTCGACCTCGAGCGGTTTGCTCGGAACCTCCGGCGGTGGAACGCGACCGGTCTTGCCGGCTACGTGGTGCTGGGGTCGAACGGAGAGTTTGCGCTTCTGGAGGAGCGGGAGAAGCTCGCCCTGATCGAACGCGCCCGCGACGAGACCCCGCCGGACAAGCGTCTCATCGCGGGAACTGCGGCCGAGTCGACGCGCGGCACGATCGCGCTCACGCGGGCGGCGGCAGCGCTTGGCGCCGACGCGGCGCTCGTGCTGACCCCGCATTTCTATTCGCCCTTCTACGACGAGGCAGCGTACCTCCGGCACTTCATGGCGGTCGCCGACGCCTCCCCCATCCCGGTCCTCGCCTACTCCATGCCCGCCTTCGCCAAGGTCGACCTCGCGGTCTCGACCCTCCTTGCGCTCGCTGAGCACCCGAACATCATCGGCTATAAAGAGAGCGGGAGCGATGTCGCCAAGATCGCGGCGGTCGCAGCGAGCGCGCCCTCCCACTTTGCGCCGCTCATCGGCTCGGGGAGCCACTATCTTCCCGCGCGGCTGCTCGGCGCAACGGGCGGCATTCTCAGCCTCGCCATCGTCGCGCCGGAGGCATGCGTCGAACTCGACGCCGCGATCGCCTGCGGCGACCTGCCGAAAGCCCAAGCGCTTCAGCGGCGGCTGCTTGCGCTCAACACTGCCATCACCAGCCGCTACGGCATCGCGGGGGTGAAGGCAGCACTCGACCTCCTCGGCTATGCGGGGGGAGCCCCCCGTTCCCCACTCACGCCGCTTGATGAGACCGCCCGGCACGACCTCGCGACTGTCCTCGCTGCTGCCGGTCTTCTGCCAAGCGCCGCCTAA
- a CDS encoding glycosyltransferase family 39 protein, with the protein MLGSRWRLPLEAGGSAPFTRIDWLLFGGVILVAALLRLPALDTIPPGLWRDEAGYALAAQDIQRGLLKVYWGDKEPLFPYVLAGVFAALGPSVETVRGTAALFGVGTVGLTFLLGRLLLGRWGGSVAAIGLATTFWTLDLNRIGFRVNTMPFFLTLAFWLLWRGLIRGGRGNWLGAGIALGVTPYTYLAARMAPVAVALFFGWLLLVDRRRVAADRSGWALLAGGMILTALPLLIYFVVEPASFLDRAKQLSPFSGAASPAEIAVIAARGVWDTVGMFFWRGDSEPRHNLPGRPVLDLASGALFALGGAICIVRFRERAAAFLLLWLAMLLLPSALAVDNPHALRTLGAAPAVFLLVALGASTLGMALTSLLRRPAVAPTLAAAWLVIAGALTVRDYFLVWAASPLTAQFFEAEVTAAARLLRDAPPGTLAYASAPFVPHPTVEFLAPARAPLWFDGGEGVVFRHDRGPNGTVYALPGSNERARSTLQSAVGDAVITPGPAGADGRPRAWLVFLPPTAPIVVPRLPQPAAFIAGGVVEVTSRSDIPPAIAPGGRVEVAIAWSPRGPTVQPDLAFFVHLLDATGQLRGQHDAVTYPSWQWQGGERVISWFSLPVAPDAPPGRYRLIAGVYPRATLQRLPWTAAGPAGEQPVGDTIELGITKIAPPPPPPPERWLGVALGGRIALDGVDLPPGGCALESARPPCDLTIALHWRALTVQPDDVQVFVHLAGRDDRPVVQADGAPRGGTYPTSLWSPGERVLDQRALQLPAGLPPGDYRLLVGLYRLEGGARLATPWGAESIEIATVRVG; encoded by the coding sequence GTGCTCGGCTCTCGGTGGCGCCTCCCGCTCGAAGCGGGCGGCAGCGCGCCCTTCACCCGCATCGACTGGCTTCTCTTCGGCGGGGTGATCCTCGTCGCCGCCCTCCTGCGTCTTCCCGCCCTCGACACGATCCCGCCGGGGCTGTGGCGCGATGAGGCAGGCTACGCGCTCGCCGCTCAAGACATTCAGCGGGGCCTCCTCAAGGTGTACTGGGGAGACAAAGAACCGCTCTTCCCCTATGTTCTCGCCGGGGTCTTCGCCGCACTGGGGCCGAGCGTGGAGACAGTGCGGGGAACGGCGGCGCTTTTCGGCGTCGGCACGGTCGGCCTGACATTTCTCCTCGGCCGCCTGCTCCTCGGCCGCTGGGGCGGCAGCGTCGCCGCCATCGGTCTCGCGACGACCTTCTGGACCCTCGACCTGAACCGCATCGGCTTTCGCGTCAACACTATGCCGTTCTTTCTGACCCTCGCTTTCTGGCTCCTGTGGCGGGGGCTCATCCGCGGCGGCCGCGGAAACTGGCTCGGCGCCGGGATCGCCCTCGGCGTAACGCCGTATACCTATCTCGCAGCGCGAATGGCGCCAGTTGCGGTTGCGCTCTTCTTCGGCTGGCTGCTCCTTGTCGACCGACGACGCGTTGCTGCCGACCGCAGCGGATGGGCGCTGCTTGCCGGGGGGATGATCCTCACCGCGCTTCCTCTCCTCATCTATTTTGTGGTCGAACCAGCCTCCTTTCTCGACCGCGCCAAGCAGCTGTCGCCGTTCTCCGGAGCAGCTTCCCCCGCGGAGATCGCGGTCATCGCGGCGAGAGGCGTGTGGGACACCGTCGGGATGTTCTTCTGGCGCGGCGACAGCGAGCCCCGCCACAATCTCCCCGGCCGGCCCGTGCTTGACCTTGCGAGCGGCGCCCTGTTCGCCCTTGGCGGAGCGATCTGCATCGTCCGGTTCCGCGAGCGGGCGGCAGCGTTTCTCCTCCTCTGGCTGGCGATGCTCCTCCTGCCAAGCGCGCTCGCCGTCGACAACCCCCACGCCCTGCGCACGCTCGGCGCCGCTCCCGCTGTCTTCCTGCTCGTTGCGCTCGGCGCCTCCACCCTCGGGATGGCGCTCACGTCGCTGCTCCGCCGCCCGGCGGTAGCGCCGACGCTCGCGGCGGCCTGGCTGGTGATCGCCGGGGCGCTCACCGTGCGAGACTATTTTCTAGTTTGGGCTGCTTCGCCGCTGACCGCCCAGTTCTTCGAAGCAGAGGTGACCGCCGCCGCCCGCCTCCTGCGCGACGCGCCCCCTGGAACCCTCGCCTACGCCTCGGCGCCCTTTGTGCCGCACCCGACGGTTGAATTCCTCGCCCCCGCACGCGCCCCACTCTGGTTCGACGGCGGCGAGGGGGTCGTCTTCCGGCACGACCGCGGGCCAAACGGGACCGTCTACGCGCTCCCCGGCTCGAACGAGCGAGCGCGCAGCACGCTTCAGTCTGCGGTCGGGGACGCTGTCATCACGCCGGGCCCGGCCGGCGCAGACGGTCGGCCCCGCGCTTGGCTGGTCTTCCTCCCGCCGACCGCGCCGATCGTCGTGCCCCGCCTCCCGCAGCCGGCCGCCTTCATCGCCGGCGGGGTCGTCGAGGTGACGAGCAGGAGCGACATCCCGCCCGCGATCGCGCCGGGCGGGCGGGTCGAGGTGGCGATCGCATGGTCGCCGCGCGGCCCGACCGTGCAGCCGGACCTCGCTTTCTTCGTCCACCTGCTCGACGCGACGGGACAGCTCCGCGGCCAGCATGACGCGGTGACGTATCCGAGCTGGCAGTGGCAGGGCGGCGAGCGCGTCATCAGCTGGTTTTCGCTGCCGGTCGCCCCCGATGCTCCGCCCGGCCGCTACCGCCTGATTGCCGGGGTTTACCCCCGCGCCACCTTGCAGCGCCTGCCCTGGACAGCTGCTGGCCCCGCAGGCGAACAGCCGGTCGGCGACACCATCGAGCTCGGCATCACGAAGATTGCGCCGCCGCCGCCGCCGCCGCCGGAGCGCTGGCTCGGGGTTGCGCTCGGGGGGCGGATCGCGCTCGACGGGGTCGACCTCCCCCCCGGCGGCTGCGCCCTGGAGAGCGCGCGCCCCCCCTGCGATCTCACGATCGCGCTGCATTGGCGAGCACTGACCGTCCAGCCGGACGACGTCCAAGTCTTCGTCCATCTGGCGGGCAGAGACGACCGCCCGGTCGTCCAAGCCGACGGCGCGCCGCGGGGCGGAACGTATCCAACCTCACTCTGGTCGCCCGGAGAACGGGTGCTCGACCAACGGGCGCTGCAGCTCCCGGCAGGACTTCCGCCCGGCGACTACCGCCTTCTCGTCGGCCTCTACCGCCTCGAGGGAGGAGCGCGGCTTGCGACGCCGTGGGGAGCGGAGAGTATCGAGATCGCGACGGTACGGGTCGGCTGA